The Phytohabitans houttuyneae genome has a segment encoding these proteins:
- a CDS encoding alpha/beta fold hydrolase gives MSTTGQEIKNVVLVHGAFADGSGWRGVYDKLTAQGYRVTIVQNPLTSLEDDVAATTRVLDQQDGPTILVGHSWGGTVITEAGVHPNVAGLVYVSALAPDAGETTAQQYEGFAPTPDFVIDVVEDGYGFLNYDKFKAGFAADASDAEAAFLRDSQVPINMAVFATPVKNAAWRDKPTWAVIASQDKSFDQAMLQHMAKRMNAKITNVPASHALYVTQSAAVSDVIVTAAQNAASGR, from the coding sequence ATGAGCACCACCGGTCAAGAGATCAAGAATGTCGTGCTCGTGCACGGCGCGTTCGCTGACGGTTCGGGCTGGCGCGGCGTGTACGACAAGCTGACGGCCCAGGGCTACCGGGTCACGATCGTGCAGAACCCACTGACCTCGCTCGAGGACGACGTCGCGGCGACCACACGAGTGCTCGACCAGCAGGACGGCCCGACGATCCTCGTCGGCCACTCCTGGGGCGGCACGGTCATCACCGAGGCGGGAGTCCACCCGAACGTCGCCGGACTTGTCTACGTGTCGGCGCTGGCGCCCGATGCCGGCGAGACCACCGCCCAGCAGTACGAGGGATTCGCCCCGACGCCCGACTTCGTCATCGACGTCGTCGAGGACGGCTACGGCTTCCTCAACTACGACAAGTTCAAGGCCGGATTCGCCGCCGATGCCAGCGACGCCGAAGCCGCCTTCCTTCGCGACTCGCAGGTCCCCATCAACATGGCGGTGTTCGCGACGCCGGTGAAGAACGCCGCCTGGCGCGACAAGCCGACCTGGGCCGTCATCGCGTCGCAGGACAAGTCGTTCGACCAGGCGATGCTGCAGCACATGGCCAAGCGCATGAACGCGAAGATCACCAACGTCCCGGCCAGTCACGCGCTCTACGTGACACAGTCCGCCGCCGTCTCCGACGTGATCGTCACCGCCGCGCAGAACGCCGCCAGCGGTCGCTGA
- a CDS encoding GntR family transcriptional regulator, with protein MDRSLLRDDVYRRLRDAIVDGTFLPGEQLKDGELAEWLGVSRTPVREALLRLGGSGLVVALPGRSTRVSTIDPRAVRDARDVIAAMHELAVRQTTGQLSDDHIERMREANRRFAEAVDAGDIGAALDADEEIHRIPVTALGNKALETVLDQFDPLVRRAERMRFSADGHMSVELHAQLIELMAAGDVEAAASVAFNIWHTLPAEADVPTADLQSGE; from the coding sequence GTGGACCGCTCACTGCTGCGTGACGATGTCTACCGCCGCCTTCGCGACGCCATCGTCGACGGCACCTTCCTGCCCGGGGAGCAGCTCAAAGACGGTGAGCTCGCGGAATGGCTAGGAGTGAGCCGCACCCCGGTGCGCGAGGCCCTGCTACGCCTCGGCGGCAGCGGACTGGTGGTCGCGCTGCCGGGCCGATCGACCAGGGTGAGCACCATCGATCCGAGAGCGGTACGGGATGCTCGCGACGTCATCGCCGCGATGCACGAACTGGCCGTTCGCCAGACAACCGGCCAGCTCAGCGATGACCACATCGAGCGCATGCGGGAGGCCAACCGCCGCTTCGCCGAGGCGGTGGACGCCGGCGACATCGGCGCGGCGCTCGACGCCGACGAAGAGATACACCGGATCCCGGTCACCGCGCTGGGCAACAAAGCGCTCGAGACCGTGCTCGACCAGTTCGATCCCCTGGTACGCCGCGCGGAGCGGATGCGTTTCAGCGCGGACGGGCACATGTCCGTGGAACTTCATGCCCAGCTGATCGAACTCATGGCGGCCGGCGACGTGGAAGCGGCCGCGTCAGTGGCGTTCAACATCTGGCACACCCTGCCGGCCGAGGCGGACGTGCCGACGGCTGATCTCCAGAGCGGGGAGTAG
- a CDS encoding response regulator transcription factor: MRIVIGEDSALFREGLARLLVDAGHEIVGKAPDAPALVATVHKEQPDLAIIDIRMPPDHTDDGARAARQLRDTHPDLGIVLLSQHLETRHSVELVTRGHFGYLLKDRVFDVDDFLDAIRRVAAGGSALDPEAVAALITRRHNDPLAALTSREREVLALMAEGRTNIGIARRLWLTDRTVETHVSSIMAKLGLADTDEDHRRVLAVLAWLGQQAPG, encoded by the coding sequence ATGCGCATCGTGATCGGCGAAGACTCCGCGCTGTTTCGGGAGGGACTCGCCCGGCTCCTCGTCGACGCCGGCCACGAGATCGTCGGCAAGGCGCCGGACGCGCCGGCGCTCGTCGCCACCGTCCACAAGGAACAGCCGGACCTGGCCATCATCGACATCCGGATGCCGCCCGACCACACCGACGACGGCGCCCGCGCCGCCCGCCAGCTCCGCGACACCCACCCGGACCTGGGTATCGTCCTGCTGTCCCAGCACCTGGAGACGCGCCACTCGGTCGAGCTGGTGACCCGCGGGCACTTCGGCTATCTGCTCAAGGACCGCGTCTTCGACGTCGACGACTTCCTCGACGCCATCCGCCGGGTCGCCGCCGGCGGCTCCGCGCTCGACCCCGAGGCGGTCGCAGCCCTCATCACCCGCCGCCACAACGACCCGCTCGCCGCCCTGACCTCCCGGGAACGCGAGGTGCTGGCCCTGATGGCCGAGGGCCGCACGAACATCGGCATCGCCCGGCGGCTGTGGCTCACCGACCGCACGGTGGAGACCCACGTCAGCAGCATCATGGCGAAGCTCGGCCTCGCCGACACCGACGAGGACCACCGCCGGGTGCTCGCCGTCCTGGCGTGGCTCGGCCAGCAAGCCCCGGGCTGA
- a CDS encoding sigma-70 family RNA polymerase sigma factor: MAARAGDGDAFGRLVGPLRDELRAYCYRMLGSIHDAEDAVQDTLDRAWRSLARFEDRGSIRPWLYKIATNRSLTIIERRGRRELPADLSSEGAPLAEVAWLEPYPDQLMGWTARLGPEARIVARESVELAFVAALQHLSASQRAVLLLRDVLGYAASEVADLLDTTVAAVNSALQRARKVVTDLQPEPSQQQTLKRLGDAAQREMAQRYMTAWEAGDVDTIVAMLAQDARYSMPPLTTWYAGRVDIRAFLVDAVLRHRWRFLPARANGQLAFGTYMWSDARGAYLPAGLDLLALRGQQIAEVVSFLDADFPTFGLPAQLTADDFSNGDEFAGRPGL; the protein is encoded by the coding sequence GTGGCGGCGCGGGCGGGCGACGGCGATGCCTTCGGCCGGTTGGTGGGGCCGTTGCGGGACGAGCTGCGGGCGTACTGCTACCGGATGCTGGGGTCGATTCACGACGCGGAGGACGCGGTTCAGGACACCCTGGATCGGGCGTGGCGCAGCCTGGCGCGGTTCGAGGATCGCGGGTCGATCCGGCCGTGGCTGTACAAGATCGCGACGAACCGGTCATTGACCATCATTGAACGCCGGGGGCGGCGCGAGTTGCCCGCTGACCTGAGCTCGGAAGGCGCGCCGCTGGCCGAGGTGGCGTGGCTGGAGCCGTACCCGGATCAGCTGATGGGCTGGACGGCGCGGCTGGGCCCGGAGGCCCGGATCGTCGCGCGCGAGAGCGTGGAGTTGGCGTTCGTCGCCGCGTTGCAGCATCTGTCGGCGTCGCAGCGAGCGGTGCTGTTGCTGCGCGACGTGCTCGGTTACGCCGCCAGTGAGGTCGCCGACCTGTTGGACACCACGGTCGCCGCGGTCAACAGCGCTCTGCAGCGGGCCCGCAAGGTCGTCACAGACCTGCAACCGGAACCCAGCCAGCAGCAGACCCTGAAGAGGCTCGGCGACGCGGCACAACGGGAGATGGCCCAGCGGTACATGACCGCTTGGGAGGCCGGTGACGTCGACACCATCGTGGCGATGCTGGCCCAGGACGCACGGTACTCCATGCCGCCGCTGACCACCTGGTACGCCGGCCGGGTGGACATCCGCGCGTTCCTGGTCGACGCGGTGCTGCGGCATCGCTGGCGGTTCCTGCCGGCGCGGGCGAACGGGCAGCTCGCGTTCGGCACATACATGTGGAGCGACGCGCGGGGCGCGTACCTCCCGGCGGGCCTGGACCTGCTGGCGCTGCGCGGGCAGCAGATAGCCGAGGTGGTCTCGTTCCTGGACGCCGACTTCCCGACCTTCGGCCTGCCGGCCCAGCTGACCGCGGATGACTTCTCAAACGGCGATGAGTTTGCGGGCCGGCCCGGGTTGTAG
- a CDS encoding RNA polymerase sigma factor produces MGDTTGVTGLGDGELWARAVRGEAECFGVLFDRHCEAVRAYCARRTGSVDAADDLVSIVFLEAWRCRAGVELVDGTALPWLYGIARRTVQHRWRSALRHRRALSRLPPPPVTPDHADEVAARLDDERRLTQLTRAFARLPAADRDVLILCVWQGLSYAAAAVALGVPVGTVRSRLSRARARLESLATPDALIGSASRQELP; encoded by the coding sequence GTGGGTGACACGACGGGTGTGACCGGACTCGGCGACGGCGAGCTGTGGGCGCGGGCCGTGCGGGGCGAGGCGGAGTGCTTCGGTGTGCTGTTCGACCGGCACTGCGAGGCGGTCCGTGCGTACTGCGCGCGCCGGACCGGTTCGGTCGACGCGGCCGACGACCTTGTCTCGATCGTCTTCCTGGAGGCGTGGCGGTGCCGTGCCGGCGTGGAGCTTGTCGACGGCACCGCCCTGCCCTGGCTCTACGGCATCGCCCGCCGCACCGTGCAGCACCGGTGGCGTAGCGCCCTACGGCACCGGCGCGCGCTGTCCCGCCTGCCACCGCCACCGGTCACGCCCGACCACGCCGACGAGGTCGCCGCCCGCCTCGACGACGAGCGCCGCCTCACCCAGCTCACCCGGGCCTTCGCGCGCCTGCCTGCTGCCGACCGCGACGTGCTGATCCTCTGCGTGTGGCAGGGGCTCAGCTACGCCGCCGCCGCGGTCGCGCTCGGTGTACCGGTGGGCACGGTCAGGTCCCGCCTGTCACGCGCGCGCGCCCGCCTCGAAAGCCTCGCCACGCCCGACGCACTCATCGGCTCCGCATCGCGCCAGGAGTTGCCATGA
- a CDS encoding PadR family transcriptional regulator yields MAMRVTAAVATVLAVFLEDPDADRYGLELMRATGQPSGTLYPILARLQEAGWVAAHWEGVDTTEVGRPARRYYRLTPDGAVAARDAVADLSARLAKAQPASRRPRLA; encoded by the coding sequence ATGGCTATGCGAGTGACGGCTGCGGTGGCGACCGTACTGGCCGTCTTTCTGGAGGATCCGGACGCGGATCGCTACGGTCTGGAGCTGATGCGGGCCACCGGCCAGCCCAGCGGGACGCTCTATCCGATCCTCGCCCGCCTCCAGGAGGCGGGCTGGGTGGCGGCGCACTGGGAGGGCGTCGACACGACCGAGGTGGGCCGGCCGGCGCGGCGCTACTACCGGCTGACCCCGGACGGCGCGGTGGCGGCGCGGGACGCGGTCGCCGACCTCTCCGCGCGCCTGGCCAAGGCGCAGCCGGCGAGCCGACGGCCGCGGCTCGCATGA
- a CDS encoding YybH family protein — protein MATNEEQIRTLIVRWAKAVHHGDLGAVLADHTEDIVMFDVPPPHQGVRGLDAYRETWPPFFKWQAEGGSFEIESLDVTAGDDVAFAYALLRCGTERDFADNPDNRLRLTLGLRKEAGRWVVTHEHHSFPLTDGATAADPAPDRDRAAAEQDLRRLHQRWFDNTAAKDLDGLMDPIADDVISYEHDQPLQHVGVEAVRKVCKAGLDAAGDSTVTWNVPDLKVLVDGDLAVAWGLNHVQVTPADGQTVDTWSRGTRIFQRRDGAWQMTHQHLSYPYAPATGDARTDLRPQPGRRDQPDEHGR, from the coding sequence ATGGCTACCAACGAGGAGCAGATCCGCACCCTGATCGTGCGCTGGGCCAAGGCGGTCCACCACGGCGACCTCGGCGCGGTCCTTGCTGACCACACCGAGGACATCGTGATGTTCGACGTGCCGCCACCGCATCAGGGAGTGCGTGGCCTGGACGCCTACCGTGAGACCTGGCCACCATTTTTCAAATGGCAGGCCGAGGGCGGCTCGTTCGAAATCGAGTCGCTGGACGTCACCGCCGGCGACGATGTCGCCTTCGCGTACGCCTTGCTACGCTGCGGCACCGAGCGCGACTTCGCCGACAATCCCGACAACCGCCTGCGGCTGACGTTAGGTCTGCGCAAGGAGGCCGGCCGGTGGGTCGTCACGCACGAGCACCACTCCTTCCCGCTCACCGACGGGGCCACCGCGGCGGACCCCGCTCCCGACCGGGACCGCGCCGCCGCCGAACAGGACCTGCGCCGGCTACACCAACGCTGGTTCGACAACACAGCCGCCAAAGATCTCGACGGCCTGATGGACCCCATCGCCGACGACGTCATCTCCTACGAACACGACCAGCCACTGCAGCACGTCGGTGTCGAAGCCGTCCGCAAAGTGTGCAAGGCCGGACTCGACGCGGCCGGTGACAGCACCGTCACATGGAACGTTCCCGACCTGAAAGTCCTGGTCGACGGCGATCTCGCCGTCGCCTGGGGCCTCAACCACGTACAGGTCACACCCGCTGACGGCCAGACCGTGGACACCTGGTCCCGCGGGACCAGGATCTTCCAGCGCAGAGACGGCGCCTGGCAAATGACCCACCAGCACCTTTCCTACCCCTACGCCCCAGCCACCGGCGACGCCAGGACCGACCTCCGCCCGCAACCGGGACGGCGCGACCAACCCGACGAGCACGGACGATAA